One segment of Primulina tabacum isolate GXHZ01 chromosome 6, ASM2559414v2, whole genome shotgun sequence DNA contains the following:
- the LOC142549930 gene encoding uncharacterized protein LOC142549930 isoform X1, translating to MFLSQNKENIFQDNNDASQISVMAEVSNLHRLNHHPLPLSRRSVSSTATTGSLQEETGEEEEEEEFYRHPDPLFLNFDSFSSSGNPSDPTFLDDYTSSFNFDFEVNAAENLDSEYEDPNHLFFGGEEDEEQMNFVTDLFESRETHLAEDPIWEFDSEPVDESGLEFGFGPSLGTNESLRVVDMDSESDSEEFEVNSGFFNNDDGNYDDVFEVNNDNYHSANEREEFEWEEVSERLHFDEVENLNSVIDRIEEISVSSDISPSDSGNSRLGGDMGEEDERNIEWEVLLAMNNLERNFELENSAEGVEESGIPHGNLRDREDYILAMEYDALFGQLVENENASKGSPPAAKSVVENLPSVVFTKELEEISRVVSCAVCMDEFAVGEKLRRMPCFHLYHGECIFPWLHGRNTCPVCRYELPTDDADYERRRFERGGGISASRLTILRTFNTHAAGMHT from the exons atgtttttatcACAAAACAAAGAGAACATTTTTCAAGACAATAACGACGCGTCTCAAATTTCTGTAATGGCGGAGGTGTCTAATCTACACCGCCTCAACCACCATCCGCTGCCGCTTTCCCGGCGCTCCGTGTCATCCACCGCCACGACTGGGTCTCTGCAAGAAGAAACCGGAGaggaagaagaggaagaagaaTTCTATCGTCATCCCGACCCtttgtttttgaattttgattcaTTCTCCTCTTCAGGTAATCCATCAGACCCCACATTTTTGGATGATTACACGAGCTCCTTCAACTTCGATTTCGAGGTGAACGCAGCTGAGAACCTGGATTCTGAATACGAGGACCCTAATCACTTGTTCTTCGGGGGCGAAGAAGATGAGGAGCAGATGAATTTCGTCACAGATCTATTCGAATCGCGTGAAACCCACTTGGCGGAGGACCCGATCTGGGAGTTTGATTCAGAACCGGTAGACGAGTCTGGACTTGAGTTCGGGTTTGGTCCGAGCCTTGGGACAAACGAGAGCCTTCGAGTTGTGGACATGGATTCAGAGTCGGATTCTGAAGAATTTGAGGTAAATTCTGGTTTTTTCAACAACGATGATGGTAATTATGATGATGTCTTTGAGGTTAATAATGATAATTATCATAGCGCAAATGAGAGGGAAGAGTTTGAATGGGAGGAGGTGAGTGAAAGACTCCATTTTGATGAGGTAGAGAATTTGAATTCTGTTATTGATAGGATTGAGGAAATATCCGTTTCTTCGGATATTTCTCCCTCGGACAGTGGAAATTCGAGGTTAGGTGGTGATATGGGAGAAGAGGATGAAAGAAATATAGAATGGGAAGTGCTGTTGGCAATGAATAATTTGGAGAGGAATTTTGAGCTGGAAAATTCTGCAGAAGGTGTTGAGGAGAGTGGGATTCCCCATGGCAATCTGCGGGACCGTGAAGATTATATTTTGGCGATGGAATATGATGCCCTTTTCGGGCAGTTGGTAGAGAATGAGAATGCTTCAAAGGGTAGTCCCCCGGCTGCTAAATCTGTGGTGGAGAACCTGCCTTCGGTGGTGTTTACAAAGGAGTTAGAGGAAATTAGTCGTGTGGTTTCTTGTGCAGTTTGTATGGATGAGTTTGCTGTCGGGGAGAAGTTGAGGAGGATGCCTTGCTTCCATTTATACCACGGTGAATGCATTTTTCCGTGGCTCCACGGTAGGAATACATGTCCTGTTTGTCGATACGAGTTACCTACAGATGATGCAGATTATGAGAGGAGGAGGTTTGAGAGAGGAGGTGGAATTTCTGCTTCAAGGCTAACGATCTTGAG AACTTTCAACACACACGCCGCAGGCATGCACACTTAG
- the LOC142549930 gene encoding uncharacterized protein LOC142549930 isoform X3 yields the protein MFLSQNKENIFQDNNDASQISVMAEVSNLHRLNHHPLPLSRRSVSSTATTGSLQEETGEEEEEEEFYRHPDPLFLNFDSFSSSGNPSDPTFLDDYTSSFNFDFEVNAAENLDSEYEDPNHLFFGGEEDEEQMNFVTDLFESRETHLAEDPIWEFDSEPVDESGLEFGFGPSLGTNESLRVVDMDSESDSEEFEVNSGFFNNDDGNYDDVFEVNNDNYHSANEREEFEWEEVSERLHFDEVENLNSVIDRIEEISVSSDISPSDSGNSRLGGDMGEEDERNIEWEVLLAMNNLERNFELENSAEGVEESGIPHGNLRDREDYILAMEYDALFGQLVENENASKGSPPAAKSVVENLPSVVFTKELEEISRVVSCAVCMDEFAVGEKLRRMPCFHLYHGECIFPWLHGRNTCPVCRYELPTDDADYERRRFERGGGISASRLTILR from the exons atgtttttatcACAAAACAAAGAGAACATTTTTCAAGACAATAACGACGCGTCTCAAATTTCTGTAATGGCGGAGGTGTCTAATCTACACCGCCTCAACCACCATCCGCTGCCGCTTTCCCGGCGCTCCGTGTCATCCACCGCCACGACTGGGTCTCTGCAAGAAGAAACCGGAGaggaagaagaggaagaagaaTTCTATCGTCATCCCGACCCtttgtttttgaattttgattcaTTCTCCTCTTCAGGTAATCCATCAGACCCCACATTTTTGGATGATTACACGAGCTCCTTCAACTTCGATTTCGAGGTGAACGCAGCTGAGAACCTGGATTCTGAATACGAGGACCCTAATCACTTGTTCTTCGGGGGCGAAGAAGATGAGGAGCAGATGAATTTCGTCACAGATCTATTCGAATCGCGTGAAACCCACTTGGCGGAGGACCCGATCTGGGAGTTTGATTCAGAACCGGTAGACGAGTCTGGACTTGAGTTCGGGTTTGGTCCGAGCCTTGGGACAAACGAGAGCCTTCGAGTTGTGGACATGGATTCAGAGTCGGATTCTGAAGAATTTGAGGTAAATTCTGGTTTTTTCAACAACGATGATGGTAATTATGATGATGTCTTTGAGGTTAATAATGATAATTATCATAGCGCAAATGAGAGGGAAGAGTTTGAATGGGAGGAGGTGAGTGAAAGACTCCATTTTGATGAGGTAGAGAATTTGAATTCTGTTATTGATAGGATTGAGGAAATATCCGTTTCTTCGGATATTTCTCCCTCGGACAGTGGAAATTCGAGGTTAGGTGGTGATATGGGAGAAGAGGATGAAAGAAATATAGAATGGGAAGTGCTGTTGGCAATGAATAATTTGGAGAGGAATTTTGAGCTGGAAAATTCTGCAGAAGGTGTTGAGGAGAGTGGGATTCCCCATGGCAATCTGCGGGACCGTGAAGATTATATTTTGGCGATGGAATATGATGCCCTTTTCGGGCAGTTGGTAGAGAATGAGAATGCTTCAAAGGGTAGTCCCCCGGCTGCTAAATCTGTGGTGGAGAACCTGCCTTCGGTGGTGTTTACAAAGGAGTTAGAGGAAATTAGTCGTGTGGTTTCTTGTGCAGTTTGTATGGATGAGTTTGCTGTCGGGGAGAAGTTGAGGAGGATGCCTTGCTTCCATTTATACCACGGTGAATGCATTTTTCCGTGGCTCCACGGTAGGAATACATGTCCTGTTTGTCGATACGAGTTACCTACAGATGATGCAGATTATGAGAGGAGGAGGTTTGAGAGAGGAGGTGGAATTTCTGCTTCAAGGCTAACGATCTTGAG GTGA
- the LOC142549930 gene encoding uncharacterized protein LOC142549930 isoform X2, with product MFLSQNKENIFQDNNDASQISVMAEVSNLHRLNHHPLPLSRRSVSSTATTGSLQEETGEEEEEEEFYRHPDPLFLNFDSFSSSGNPSDPTFLDDYTSSFNFDFEVNAAENLDSEYEDPNHLFFGGEEDEEQMNFVTDLFESRETHLAEDPIWEFDSEPVDESGLEFGFGPSLGTNESLRVVDMDSESDSEEFEVNSGFFNNDDGNYDDVFEVNNDNYHSANEREEFEWEEVSERLHFDEVENLNSVIDRIEEISVSSDISPSDSGNSRLGGDMGEEDERNIEWEVLLAMNNLERNFELENSAEGVEESGIPHGNLRDREDYILAMEYDALFGQLVENENASKGSPPAAKSVVENLPSVVFTKELEEISRVVSCAVCMDEFAVGEKLRRMPCFHLYHGECIFPWLHGRNTCPVCRYELPTDDADYERRRFERGGGISASRLTILR from the coding sequence atgtttttatcACAAAACAAAGAGAACATTTTTCAAGACAATAACGACGCGTCTCAAATTTCTGTAATGGCGGAGGTGTCTAATCTACACCGCCTCAACCACCATCCGCTGCCGCTTTCCCGGCGCTCCGTGTCATCCACCGCCACGACTGGGTCTCTGCAAGAAGAAACCGGAGaggaagaagaggaagaagaaTTCTATCGTCATCCCGACCCtttgtttttgaattttgattcaTTCTCCTCTTCAGGTAATCCATCAGACCCCACATTTTTGGATGATTACACGAGCTCCTTCAACTTCGATTTCGAGGTGAACGCAGCTGAGAACCTGGATTCTGAATACGAGGACCCTAATCACTTGTTCTTCGGGGGCGAAGAAGATGAGGAGCAGATGAATTTCGTCACAGATCTATTCGAATCGCGTGAAACCCACTTGGCGGAGGACCCGATCTGGGAGTTTGATTCAGAACCGGTAGACGAGTCTGGACTTGAGTTCGGGTTTGGTCCGAGCCTTGGGACAAACGAGAGCCTTCGAGTTGTGGACATGGATTCAGAGTCGGATTCTGAAGAATTTGAGGTAAATTCTGGTTTTTTCAACAACGATGATGGTAATTATGATGATGTCTTTGAGGTTAATAATGATAATTATCATAGCGCAAATGAGAGGGAAGAGTTTGAATGGGAGGAGGTGAGTGAAAGACTCCATTTTGATGAGGTAGAGAATTTGAATTCTGTTATTGATAGGATTGAGGAAATATCCGTTTCTTCGGATATTTCTCCCTCGGACAGTGGAAATTCGAGGTTAGGTGGTGATATGGGAGAAGAGGATGAAAGAAATATAGAATGGGAAGTGCTGTTGGCAATGAATAATTTGGAGAGGAATTTTGAGCTGGAAAATTCTGCAGAAGGTGTTGAGGAGAGTGGGATTCCCCATGGCAATCTGCGGGACCGTGAAGATTATATTTTGGCGATGGAATATGATGCCCTTTTCGGGCAGTTGGTAGAGAATGAGAATGCTTCAAAGGGTAGTCCCCCGGCTGCTAAATCTGTGGTGGAGAACCTGCCTTCGGTGGTGTTTACAAAGGAGTTAGAGGAAATTAGTCGTGTGGTTTCTTGTGCAGTTTGTATGGATGAGTTTGCTGTCGGGGAGAAGTTGAGGAGGATGCCTTGCTTCCATTTATACCACGGTGAATGCATTTTTCCGTGGCTCCACGGTAGGAATACATGTCCTGTTTGTCGATACGAGTTACCTACAGATGATGCAGATTATGAGAGGAGGAGGTTTGAGAGAGGAGGTGGAATTTCTGCTTCAAGGCTAACGATCTTGAGGTAA
- the LOC142549932 gene encoding WPP domain-interacting tail-anchored protein 1-like, producing the protein MGSDTIQDGSAAVDFVGSGEMEVESNNVDSLEVVSSHGDIVEELDSAAKSLTRVELDLACCSEKLVNLDILVMHVASRENDFEAFALEGERTLEGSDEKAFQFDLLYGFLDAEIRELDTFLLDLQTDVVTSGKVISSFKQLGDGFREMEEKLRDCEESLKLSFKQVSDMKVQSANFQRILSTSSENEKSKYDEEFAGLENGDLSNLSTKIRMQTSEQQRNILRMLEKSLAREMDFEKKLTESRQIEEDLKIRLQQEVIGFEEEAEIIWERLYVAENGSEILLGILNELVGRIQMAEFNLNGYIQREGELTFQCKGLNEQLQEKGIALLHSEHCRAELLEKVNLVEQKLSEYEAQLHSVEDTSELNEESSSKIYDTENISDETMEKVTEAEKWVESYESECKLLRASNMELNNDLDRLRSDIADATERVEQLERQLKDSEIKRLHAEASAEASEEKLNMLNSMIKDMEDLIKDLKSKVSKAESQTESVEDKCITLSESNAELVGGVNFLRGRVEHLETSLHQADDAKKETVKDVRMYTKAIADLVVQLALERERLHKQISTLTKGKKVMIKHLKQMNEDNSFNMVENPAADTKLLNVSNFSVKHGTSANESEENITGSSATDYQIGNDPGDSSTSEIIKMKQSISASKLEPVRNIEASQLLNFKYVSVAVLVMVMSLLGASLFQRCE; encoded by the exons ATGGGTTCCGATACCATTCAAGATGGATCTGCAGCTGTTGATTTTGTCGGTTCTGGTGAAATGGAAGTTGAATCAAATAATGTGGATTCACTTGAAGTTGTTTCATCTCATGGAGACATCGTTGAAGAGCTAGATAGCGCAGCAAAATCTTTAACAAGGGTTGAGTTAGATTTAGCATGTTGCTCTGAAAAGTTGGTTAATTTGGATATACTTGTGATGCATGTGGCTTCAAGGGAAAATGATTTTGAGGCTTTTGCTTTGGAGGGGGAGCGTACACTGGAAGGCTCAGATGAAAAAGCATTTCAATTTGACCTTTTATATGGATTCTTGGACGCTGAAATCAGAGAACTGGATACTTTTCTATTGGATCTTCAAACTGATGTTGTTACTTCCGGAAAGGTTATATCATCATTCAAGCAGCTTGGTGATGGTTTTAGGGAAATGGAAGAAAAGTTGCGAGACTGTGAGGAATCCCTGAAGCTGTCATTTAAACAGGTATCAGACATGAAAGTGCAATCTGCCAATTTCCAGAGGATCTTGTCAACTTCTtctgaaaatgaaaaat CGAAATATGACGAGGAGTTTGCAGGTCTGGAAAATGGCGACCTCTCTAATTTGAGTACAAAGATTAGAATGCAGACTTCAGAGCAGCAGAGGAATATTTTGAGAATGCTGGAGAAGTCTTTGGCTCGGGAAATGGATTTTGAGAAGAAGCTAACCGAGTCTAGACAAATTGAGGAAGATTTAAAAATTAGGCTACAACAAGAAGTCATCGGTTTTGAAGAAGAAGCTGAAATTATTTGGGAAAGACTGTATGTGGCAGAAAATGGTTCAGAAATTCTGTTGGGGATTTTGAATGAGCTAGTTGGAAGAATTCAGATGGCAGAATTCAATTTAAATGGATATATTCAGAGAGAAGGAGAATTGACATTTCAGTGTAAAGGTTTAAATGAGCAATTGCAAGAAAAAGGCATTGCTTTACTGCACTCAGAGCATTGCAGGGCTGAACTTTTGGAAAAGGTTAATTTAGTAGAGCAGAAACTGAGCGAATATGAGGCTCAACTGCACTCTGTCGAGGATACTTCAGAACTAAATGAAGAATCTTCCTCAAAGATTTATGACACGGAAAATATAAGTGACGAAACAATGGAAAAAGTCACTGAAGCTGAAAAGTGGGTTGAGAGCTATGAATCTGAGTGTAAATTGCTTAGAGCCTCTAATATGGAGCTTAATAATGACCTGGATCGCTTGAGAAGTGACATTGCTGATGCAACTGAGAGGGTGGAGCAACTAGAGCGGCAGTTAAAAGATTCCGAAATTAAGCGACTACATGCAGAGGCATCTGCTGAAGCTAGTGAAGAGAAACTAAATATGCTAAATAGCATGATCAAGGATATGGAAGATTTGATCAAAGATCTTAAATCTAAGGTCTCAAAGGCCGAAAGTCAGACAGAGAGTGTTGAAGATAAGTGCATCACCTTGTCAGAGTCCAATGCCGAACTCGTTGGAGGAGTTAATTTTCTAAGAGGTAGAGTGGAACACTTGGAAACATCTTTGCATCAGGCTGATGATGCAAAGAAGGAGACTGTAAAAGATGTTAGGATGTATACTAAAGCCATTGCTGATTTAGTTGTGCAGTTGGCTCTTGAAAGGGAACGTCTTCACAAGCAG ATTTCAACTTTAACAAAAGGGAAAAAGGTAATGATTAAGCATTTGAAGCAGATGAATGAGGACAATTCATTCAATATGGTTGAAAACCCTGCTGCCGACACAAAATTATTGAACGTCTCCAATTTTAGTGTTAAACATGGGACCTCGGCAAATGAAAGTGAAGAGAACATAACAGGGTCTTCAGCTACAGATTATCAG ATTGGAAACGATCCTGGAGATTCATCAACAAGTGAGATCATCAAGATGAAGCAATCCATATCCGCCTCCAAGCTCGAGCCCGTGAGGAACATAGAAGCAAGTCAGCTGCTAAATTTCAAGTACGTGTCCGTTGCTGTTCTTGTAATGGTGATGTCGTTGTTGGGGGCTTCTCTCTTCCAGCGCTGTGAATAG